One Cryobacterium roopkundense genomic region harbors:
- a CDS encoding ABC transporter permease — protein sequence MLGSVLGAVGVLWAVATLTFFAVRLIPGDPAQAILGGPGSQASPEALAAVRAEYGLDQPLVAQYLAQLGRLATGDLGRSYALNMDVAPLVLAQLGGTLVLAALSLALAWLLALSLALWSTRGGRLAARVGSGLEIVAAALPHFWLATSLIVVFSIWWGVLPPISTAGPAGLVLPVVTLAIPLAGFLGQLMRESLLTALESPFVLSARARGESERGVRWIHALRHAALPAISLSGWAFGSLISGAVVVETIFARAGLGRTLLNAVTVRDVPVVVGVVMIVAVGYILMTVATDAASRIIDPRERRS from the coding sequence CTGCTGGGCAGTGTCCTCGGTGCCGTCGGCGTGCTGTGGGCGGTTGCGACACTGACGTTCTTCGCTGTCCGGCTGATTCCGGGCGACCCGGCGCAGGCCATCCTCGGCGGACCGGGATCACAGGCGTCGCCCGAAGCTCTCGCGGCCGTGCGGGCGGAGTACGGACTCGACCAACCGCTCGTCGCGCAGTACCTCGCGCAGCTGGGTCGGCTGGCCACGGGCGATCTCGGCAGGTCGTACGCCCTCAACATGGATGTCGCGCCGCTCGTGCTGGCCCAGCTCGGCGGAACGCTGGTGCTGGCGGCACTTTCCCTCGCGCTCGCTTGGCTGCTCGCTCTGAGCCTCGCACTCTGGTCCACTCGCGGCGGCCGGTTGGCGGCGCGAGTAGGGTCCGGGCTCGAAATCGTGGCCGCAGCGCTCCCACATTTCTGGCTCGCGACCTCCCTCATCGTGGTCTTCAGCATCTGGTGGGGCGTGCTGCCCCCCATCAGTACCGCGGGCCCCGCCGGCCTTGTGCTGCCCGTGGTGACCCTCGCCATTCCCCTCGCGGGCTTCCTCGGCCAGCTCATGCGCGAATCCCTGCTCACGGCCCTCGAATCGCCCTTCGTGCTTTCTGCCAGAGCCCGTGGAGAGAGCGAACGCGGCGTGCGGTGGATCCATGCACTTCGTCATGCCGCCCTACCCGCGATCAGCCTGTCCGGCTGGGCGTTCGGGTCGCTGATCAGCGGGGCCGTGGTGGTGGAAACCATCTTTGCCCGAGCGGGGCTCGGCCGCACCCTGCTCAACGCCGTCACGGTTCGAGACGTACCTGTCGTGGTCGGTGTGGTGATGATCGTGGCCGTCGGCTACATCCTGATGACCGTGGCGACCGACGCTGCCTCCCGAATCATCGACCCGAGAGAGCGACGATCATGA
- a CDS encoding ABC transporter permease has translation MSELEIRVRIPRSGHRRLGATEAATGVLALFVVVAAVVPQLVAPGNPLAIDPLGAFQPPSWPHIFGTDESGRDLYTRVVHGTRDSLTIGLAATAIGLGLGVVLGTIAGLSGRLVDFTVNRFLEVLFAFPGLLLALVFILVFGPGIATATIAVGLSTAPGYARIIRSQIITVRSSAFVEAAIVQGLGPGRILARHILPNILTPLLVLGTLGIGQAIVWAATLSYLGLGAEPPAAEWGAMLSAGRTYITSAWWMSFFPGLFIVLTAVTATVLGRSIERRMRHA, from the coding sequence ATGAGCGAACTCGAAATTCGTGTCAGGATACCGCGGTCCGGCCACCGCAGACTCGGCGCGACAGAGGCAGCCACGGGCGTGCTCGCCCTGTTCGTCGTGGTCGCGGCCGTGGTGCCTCAACTCGTCGCACCTGGCAACCCGCTCGCCATCGACCCCCTGGGCGCCTTCCAGCCGCCGTCATGGCCGCATATCTTCGGCACCGACGAGTCGGGCAGAGACCTGTACACACGGGTGGTGCACGGCACGCGCGACTCCCTCACGATCGGGCTGGCCGCCACCGCGATCGGGCTGGGGCTGGGCGTTGTACTCGGCACGATCGCGGGACTCTCCGGCCGCCTAGTGGACTTCACGGTCAATCGTTTCCTCGAGGTGCTCTTCGCCTTTCCCGGACTCCTGCTGGCCCTCGTCTTCATTCTGGTGTTCGGCCCGGGGATCGCCACGGCCACCATCGCCGTGGGCCTGTCAACAGCCCCCGGGTATGCCCGCATCATCCGATCCCAGATCATCACCGTGCGCTCGTCGGCTTTCGTCGAGGCAGCCATCGTGCAGGGTCTCGGCCCCGGCCGCATCCTGGCCAGACACATCCTTCCCAATATCCTCACTCCCCTTCTCGTGCTCGGCACCCTGGGCATCGGGCAGGCGATCGTCTGGGCCGCGACGCTCAGCTATCTCGGCCTCGGTGCCGAGCCCCCGGCGGCAGAGTGGGGCGCCATGCTCTCGGCGGGGCGCACCTACATCACCTCTGCCTGGTGGATGAGCTTCTTTCCCGGCCTCTTCATCGTGCTCACCGCAGTGACGGCCACTGTGTTGGGCCGAAGCATCGAACGACGGATGCGCCACGCATGA
- a CDS encoding ABC transporter ATP-binding protein, producing MMTQTALPLSVRNLSVTFGSTPVVRSATFEIAAGECLAIVGESGSGKSVTARSLLGLAGASARVSADELSLGGRSVLNLSEAAWRRRRGHDVGLVLQDALVSLDPLRPIGREIGDSLRLHTTMSAAARGRRVLELLDAVGLPDPHLRVRQRSGELSGGERQRALIAAAIALDPPLLVADEPTTALDVTVQAQILTLLDDIKRRGTAVLLISHDLAVVSRIADRVAVMSEGTLIETGPTGLVLRSPRNERTRRMIAAVPADKPRGTRLAPGSRPPATPASAERPTFTPADREIVLAARGLAKEFTRPDGTRTRAVDDVSFELERGTTLGIVGESGSGKTTTARLLLGLARPDRGDVRMLGQAWSTLSESARRPLRASVGAVYQDALSSFDPRHSVADILRAATGESGWRRAGSSARILELLDSVGLARGVADRRPLQLSGGQRQRVGIARALASRPQILICDEPVSSLDVSVQAQVLDLLDEVQRELGLSLVFISHDLGVVQHMSDRVAVMQSGRLLEIGDSRRVFTQPTHPYTRQLLASVPRLP from the coding sequence ATGATGACCCAGACCGCGCTACCGTTATCGGTGCGCAACCTGAGCGTCACCTTCGGATCGACCCCGGTGGTGCGATCGGCTACCTTCGAGATCGCTGCCGGCGAATGCCTCGCCATCGTGGGCGAATCCGGCTCCGGTAAATCGGTGACGGCACGCAGCCTGCTGGGACTCGCCGGCGCGAGCGCACGCGTCAGCGCCGACGAGCTGTCTCTGGGCGGACGCTCGGTCCTCAACCTCTCGGAGGCCGCCTGGCGCAGGCGCCGCGGGCACGACGTGGGACTCGTGCTGCAGGACGCGCTTGTCTCCCTGGATCCGCTGCGCCCCATCGGCCGGGAAATCGGCGACTCCCTGCGCCTGCACACGACGATGAGCGCGGCGGCCCGAGGGCGCCGGGTACTCGAGCTACTTGACGCCGTTGGCCTGCCGGATCCGCACCTGCGCGTGCGGCAGCGCTCGGGCGAGCTCTCCGGAGGAGAACGCCAGCGCGCCCTCATCGCCGCGGCCATCGCCCTCGACCCACCGCTGCTCGTGGCCGACGAACCGACTACCGCGCTCGACGTGACAGTGCAGGCCCAGATCCTCACGCTGTTGGACGACATCAAGCGGCGGGGAACCGCCGTACTCCTGATTAGCCACGACCTCGCCGTGGTCAGTCGCATTGCTGACCGCGTGGCCGTGATGAGCGAGGGAACCCTCATCGAGACCGGGCCGACAGGGCTGGTTCTGCGGTCTCCTCGCAATGAACGAACCCGGAGAATGATTGCCGCCGTGCCGGCCGACAAGCCGCGTGGTACGCGGCTGGCCCCCGGGAGCCGGCCGCCGGCAACCCCCGCTTCCGCAGAACGCCCCACTTTCACCCCCGCCGACCGTGAGATCGTGCTCGCCGCGCGCGGGCTGGCCAAGGAGTTCACCCGGCCGGACGGCACCCGCACACGGGCGGTCGACGACGTGTCGTTCGAGCTGGAACGGGGCACGACTCTCGGAATCGTGGGAGAGTCCGGCTCAGGCAAGACCACGACCGCGCGGCTCCTGTTGGGCCTCGCGCGGCCCGACCGCGGGGATGTGCGCATGCTGGGGCAGGCATGGAGCACACTCAGCGAGAGTGCGCGACGGCCGCTGCGGGCATCCGTTGGTGCGGTCTATCAGGACGCCCTGAGTTCCTTCGATCCCCGCCACTCGGTGGCCGACATCCTGCGAGCGGCCACGGGCGAGAGCGGATGGCGGCGGGCCGGCTCGAGCGCGCGAATTCTCGAACTTCTCGACAGCGTGGGCCTCGCGCGGGGCGTGGCCGACCGGCGTCCGCTCCAGCTCTCCGGCGGCCAACGCCAGCGCGTGGGAATCGCCAGGGCCCTCGCCAGCCGCCCGCAGATACTCATTTGTGACGAACCCGTTTCTTCTCTGGATGTGAGCGTGCAGGCGCAGGTTCTCGACCTGCTCGACGAGGTGCAACGCGAGCTCGGTCTGAGTCTCGTGTTCATTTCGCACGATCTCGGCGTTGTGCAGCACATGAGCGATCGGGTGGCGGTGATGCAGTCCGGTCGTCTGCTCGAGATCGGAGACTCCCGTCGGGTTTTCACCCAGCCGACGCACCCGTACACGAGGCAACTCCTGGCGTCTGTGCCGCGGTTACCCTGA
- the valS gene encoding valine--tRNA ligase — MTHADRVPEKPALEGLEAKWEAKWDASGTYRFTRESASRESIYSIDTPPPTASGSLHIGHVFSYTHTDVVARFQRMRGKNVFYPMGWDDNGLPTERRVQNYYGVRCDPTLPYIADFVPPFEGGDGKSTKAADQVPIGRRNFIELCEVLTKEDEKQFEELWRTLGLSVDWTQTYRTIGHEALFTSQLAFLGNVERGEAYQAMAPTLWDVTFRTAVAQAELEDKEQPAAYHRVSFHQPDGQVIDIETTRPELLPACVALVAHPDDERYKHLFGTTVTTPVFGVEVPILAHHLAQKDKGSGIAMICTFGDVTDVVWWRELDLPNRAIMGFDGRIIADAPDVITSETGLAAYAQLAGKTVFGAKAAMVTLLRESGELVGEPKPIVHAVKFFEKGDKPLEIVSTRQWYIRNGARDEALRARLLKHGSDLQWHPEFMKVRYENWVNGLTGDWLISRQRFFGVPLPVWYPLDADANPLFDAPIVATRDLLPVDPTSDVAPGYTPDQRGQANGFVGEVDVMDTWATSSLTPQLAGGWERDPELFDLVFPYSLRPQGQDIIRTWLFSTLLRAEQQHGKSPWQHAALSGFIVDPDRKKMSKSKGNVVTPADMLVKHGSDAVRYWAASSRLGTDAAFDPQNPTQIKIGRRLAIKILNASKFILAFDGAADAEVTEPLDQSMLAGLALVVGQATKAFENYDHARALEVTESFFWTFCDDYLELVKERSYGEPDARQASAVAALRTALSTLLRLFAPFVPFATEEAWSWSNEESIHQASWPVVSELVSDDSAAPHGNIALLDLASRALTGIRRGKTDAKASQKTEVESAVIRGTAPEVGLLALAAADLKAVGRIDELVFVEGSELAVTDIVFATVSES; from the coding sequence ATGACCCACGCTGACCGCGTCCCCGAAAAGCCCGCCCTCGAAGGGCTCGAAGCCAAATGGGAGGCCAAGTGGGATGCCTCCGGCACCTACCGCTTCACCCGCGAATCCGCGAGCCGGGAGTCGATCTACTCGATCGACACGCCCCCGCCGACTGCCTCCGGCTCCCTTCACATCGGCCACGTTTTCTCGTACACCCACACCGATGTGGTCGCCCGCTTCCAGCGCATGCGCGGCAAGAACGTGTTCTACCCGATGGGCTGGGACGACAACGGCCTCCCCACCGAACGCCGCGTGCAGAACTACTACGGCGTGCGCTGCGACCCCACGCTTCCGTACATCGCTGACTTCGTTCCGCCGTTCGAGGGCGGCGACGGCAAGAGCACGAAGGCCGCCGACCAGGTTCCCATCGGCCGCCGCAACTTCATCGAACTGTGCGAGGTGCTCACCAAGGAAGACGAGAAGCAGTTCGAAGAACTGTGGCGTACCCTCGGCCTCAGCGTGGACTGGACCCAGACCTACCGCACCATCGGCCACGAGGCCCTCTTCACCTCGCAGCTCGCCTTCCTCGGCAACGTCGAGCGCGGCGAGGCCTACCAGGCCATGGCCCCGACCCTGTGGGACGTCACCTTCCGCACCGCTGTCGCCCAGGCCGAGCTCGAAGACAAGGAACAGCCGGCCGCCTACCACCGGGTGTCGTTCCACCAGCCCGACGGCCAGGTCATCGATATCGAGACAACGCGCCCCGAGCTCTTGCCTGCCTGCGTCGCCCTCGTGGCACACCCCGACGACGAGCGGTACAAGCATCTCTTCGGCACGACAGTGACCACCCCCGTCTTCGGCGTGGAGGTGCCCATCCTCGCGCACCATCTCGCCCAGAAGGACAAGGGCAGCGGAATCGCCATGATCTGCACCTTCGGCGACGTGACCGACGTGGTCTGGTGGAGAGAGCTCGACCTTCCCAATCGCGCCATTATGGGCTTCGACGGCCGCATCATCGCCGACGCACCCGACGTGATCACGTCAGAGACCGGCCTCGCCGCCTACGCGCAGCTCGCCGGCAAAACTGTGTTCGGCGCCAAGGCCGCCATGGTGACCCTGCTGCGCGAGAGCGGCGAGCTCGTTGGCGAGCCGAAGCCCATCGTGCACGCCGTGAAGTTCTTCGAGAAGGGCGACAAGCCCCTCGAAATCGTGTCGACCCGCCAGTGGTACATTCGCAACGGCGCCCGCGACGAGGCCCTGCGCGCCCGCCTGCTCAAGCACGGGTCCGACCTGCAGTGGCACCCCGAGTTCATGAAGGTGCGTTACGAGAACTGGGTCAACGGCCTCACCGGCGACTGGCTCATCTCCAGACAGCGGTTCTTCGGCGTGCCCCTTCCCGTCTGGTATCCCCTCGACGCCGACGCTAACCCGCTCTTCGACGCGCCCATCGTCGCGACTCGCGACCTGCTGCCCGTCGACCCGACCTCTGACGTTGCCCCCGGCTACACACCGGATCAGCGCGGTCAGGCCAACGGCTTCGTGGGCGAAGTCGACGTGATGGATACCTGGGCCACATCGTCCCTGACCCCCCAGCTGGCCGGCGGATGGGAACGCGACCCTGAACTGTTCGACCTCGTCTTCCCCTATTCCCTGCGCCCGCAGGGTCAGGACATCATTCGCACCTGGCTTTTTTCCACGCTCCTGCGCGCGGAGCAGCAGCACGGCAAGTCCCCCTGGCAGCACGCCGCCCTCTCCGGCTTCATCGTGGACCCCGACCGCAAGAAGATGTCGAAGTCCAAGGGCAACGTGGTTACGCCGGCCGACATGCTCGTCAAACACGGTTCCGATGCCGTGCGCTACTGGGCAGCTTCCTCTCGCCTCGGTACTGACGCGGCCTTCGACCCTCAAAACCCGACTCAGATCAAGATCGGCCGTCGCCTCGCGATCAAGATCCTGAACGCAAGCAAGTTCATCCTCGCCTTCGACGGCGCAGCAGATGCCGAAGTGACCGAGCCGCTCGACCAGAGCATGCTCGCCGGGCTCGCCCTTGTGGTGGGTCAGGCCACGAAGGCCTTCGAGAACTACGACCACGCGCGCGCACTCGAGGTGACCGAAAGCTTCTTCTGGACTTTCTGCGACGACTACCTCGAGCTCGTCAAGGAACGCTCGTATGGCGAACCCGATGCGCGCCAGGCTTCGGCCGTCGCTGCCCTGCGCACCGCGCTCTCGACGCTGCTTCGCCTTTTCGCTCCGTTCGTTCCGTTCGCCACCGAAGAAGCATGGTCGTGGTCTAACGAGGAATCGATCCACCAGGCGTCCTGGCCGGTGGTTTCCGAGCTCGTCTCCGACGACTCCGCCGCCCCCCACGGCAACATCGCGCTGCTGGATTTGGCCAGCCGAGCGTTGACCGGAATCCGGCGCGGGAAGACGGATGCGAAGGCCTCCCAGAAAACCGAGGTCGAGTCTGCTGTAATTAGGGGAACGGCACCAGAGGTCGGCCTGCTCGCGCTGGCCGCCGCTGATCTCAAAGCAGTTGGTCGGATCGATGAACTAGTTTTTGTTGAGGGCAGCGAGTTGGCTGTGACCGACATCGTGTTCGCCACCGTGTCGGAAAGTTAG
- a CDS encoding GNAT family N-acetyltransferase: MSVQVRPLGDKDFFSWLGLFEGYSEFYENELTDEKALQVWSWIIDKNHPLTGAVAVNDDGAFVGLAHYRPVPQTLSATTGLYLDDLFVAADARGAGVGRAIMDFVKRYAKDHNLSRIRLITAADNATAQILYDQVGTRTDWVTYEIAV; encoded by the coding sequence ATGTCAGTACAGGTACGCCCGCTGGGCGACAAGGATTTCTTTTCATGGCTGGGCCTGTTCGAGGGTTACAGCGAGTTCTACGAGAATGAGCTCACCGATGAGAAGGCTCTGCAGGTGTGGAGCTGGATCATTGACAAGAACCACCCGCTCACCGGCGCCGTCGCCGTGAACGACGACGGCGCCTTTGTGGGTCTTGCGCACTACCGACCCGTGCCGCAGACTCTGAGCGCCACGACCGGTTTGTACCTCGACGACCTGTTTGTGGCAGCGGACGCTCGCGGTGCCGGAGTGGGTCGCGCCATCATGGACTTCGTTAAGCGTTATGCCAAGGACCACAACCTCAGCCGCATCCGTTTGATCACTGCGGCGGACAACGCCACGGCACAGATCCTCTACGACCAGGTCGGTACGCGCACCGACTGGGTCACGTACGAGATCGCGGTCTAG
- a CDS encoding thiolase family protein, producing MRDPLTNEPRDPARDPVVVLGRRTAFARKNGALRGVTADALLAPVLAAVVADSGLDARSIDDVIIGNAVGGGGNVARLAALLAGLPVTVPAQTIDRQCGSGLEAIVLACRLVAAGAGTAYLAGGVDSTSTAPLRANRLTSTPGAPDFFDRVRFAPDSIGDPDMGVAADTVASRFAVSRARQDAFALRSHERATRATDAGAFADEIVPVVTPAGLVREDQGPRRTLSPALLARFGPAFSAGGSVTAGNACADADGAVVVLVTNRATAEIRGWHGVLGFVDALSQGTDPNVLGIAGGEAARALLRRQGLSADALERVEFTEAFASQVLASLDLIGVPEERANRQGGALAFGHPYGASGALLVLRLLQQARADATPGELSLAALSIAGGLGTAALWEWISG from the coding sequence GTGCGCGACCCCTTGACTAATGAGCCCCGGGACCCGGCACGCGATCCCGTCGTCGTGCTCGGCCGGCGCACGGCCTTCGCGCGTAAGAATGGCGCTCTGCGCGGCGTGACGGCGGATGCGCTGCTCGCCCCCGTTCTCGCGGCCGTCGTGGCGGACTCCGGCCTCGATGCCCGTTCCATCGACGACGTGATCATCGGCAACGCTGTCGGCGGTGGAGGTAACGTGGCCCGCCTCGCGGCTCTCCTCGCCGGACTGCCAGTGACAGTGCCGGCCCAAACCATCGACAGGCAGTGCGGTTCCGGCCTCGAGGCCATAGTGCTCGCGTGCCGCCTGGTCGCCGCAGGCGCAGGAACGGCCTACCTCGCCGGGGGCGTCGACAGCACGAGTACCGCGCCGCTGCGCGCGAACCGCCTGACGTCGACACCGGGCGCGCCGGACTTCTTCGATCGCGTCCGCTTCGCGCCCGACTCGATCGGCGACCCTGACATGGGAGTCGCGGCCGACACCGTGGCTTCCCGTTTCGCCGTCAGCCGCGCCCGTCAGGACGCTTTCGCGCTCCGCAGCCACGAGCGGGCAACGCGGGCGACGGATGCCGGTGCCTTCGCCGACGAAATCGTGCCGGTGGTCACCCCGGCCGGACTGGTTCGCGAAGATCAAGGCCCGCGCCGCACTCTGTCGCCCGCCCTGCTCGCGCGCTTCGGTCCGGCCTTCTCCGCCGGGGGTTCAGTGACGGCCGGAAACGCCTGTGCCGATGCCGACGGTGCCGTGGTGGTGCTGGTGACTAATCGTGCGACTGCCGAGATCAGGGGATGGCATGGCGTGTTGGGCTTTGTCGATGCCCTGTCGCAGGGAACCGATCCCAACGTGCTGGGGATCGCAGGCGGTGAGGCGGCTCGTGCCCTCCTGCGTCGACAGGGGCTTTCGGCGGATGCCCTGGAGCGGGTCGAGTTCACCGAAGCCTTCGCGAGCCAGGTGCTCGCCTCGCTCGATCTTATCGGGGTGCCTGAGGAACGCGCGAACCGCCAGGGCGGGGCTCTCGCCTTCGGACATCCCTACGGTGCATCCGGCGCCCTGCTCGTGCTGCGCTTGTTGCAGCAAGCCCGTGCCGACGCCACGCCGGGGGAGCTGTCCCTCGCGGCCCTGAGCATAGCCGGCGGCCTGGGAACGGCCGCCCTGTGGGAGTGGATTTCGGGCTAG
- a CDS encoding class I adenylate-forming enzyme family protein, translating into MPFLSQLTHWAVERPAALAVEVGPDRLSYADLAARASARVGETAALSVLCLANGTEFVIELTAALSGNGSCAVLDAAWPSVQRHAVERRLQDFQPAPSSPRATSGTRERLSDGPADSVFLYGFTSGTTSLPKAFSRTRGSWPLHTSVDFFDVTEHDRTLVPGVFSAGLNLYALMESLHAGGTVISLPGFDVGQALACIRDRGVTRLVAVPSALKLIAERGTASNIVGTSITKIVSGGAKLDPVARRLLVDWAPRATIYEYYGAAELSFVSASAQGPGETSVVGKTNVGRPFPGVAVCIRDAAGHDVGPEQAGTIFVRSPLVSRGYIWGDDGRAFRHDAEWCTVGDQGFLAADGTLHHLGRRGDMIVTGGHNVYPQQVEAALEGVAGVGTVIVTGATDAARGSRVVAAILADSRVSSATLRAAAAALPTALRPRGYYLLTELPLSRVGKLSRGLLRHWIDEGDPRARPLD; encoded by the coding sequence ATGCCCTTCCTCAGCCAGCTCACCCATTGGGCCGTCGAGCGACCGGCCGCACTCGCCGTGGAGGTCGGCCCCGATCGGCTCAGCTACGCCGATCTCGCGGCACGGGCGTCGGCCCGCGTCGGGGAGACGGCGGCGCTCTCCGTGCTGTGCCTGGCCAACGGCACCGAATTCGTGATCGAGCTGACAGCGGCCCTCTCGGGAAACGGAAGCTGCGCGGTGCTCGATGCGGCGTGGCCGTCCGTGCAGCGTCACGCCGTCGAACGGCGTCTCCAAGATTTCCAGCCCGCCCCGTCGTCCCCGCGGGCCACCTCGGGTACGAGGGAGCGGCTCAGCGACGGCCCCGCTGACTCCGTCTTTCTCTACGGCTTCACCTCGGGCACCACCTCCCTGCCCAAGGCCTTCAGCCGCACCCGCGGATCGTGGCCGCTGCACACCAGCGTCGATTTCTTCGACGTGACCGAGCACGATCGTACTCTCGTACCCGGCGTGTTCTCGGCGGGACTCAACCTCTACGCCCTGATGGAATCGCTTCACGCGGGCGGAACTGTCATCTCATTGCCGGGTTTTGACGTTGGCCAGGCCCTCGCCTGTATCCGGGACCGCGGCGTGACCCGGCTCGTGGCCGTTCCCTCGGCCTTGAAACTGATCGCCGAGCGCGGCACCGCGTCGAACATAGTGGGAACGTCCATTACGAAAATTGTCAGCGGCGGCGCAAAACTCGATCCCGTCGCCCGTCGCCTGCTCGTCGACTGGGCGCCGCGTGCCACGATCTACGAGTATTACGGTGCCGCCGAGTTGAGCTTTGTGAGCGCCTCCGCTCAAGGACCGGGGGAGACGTCGGTGGTCGGAAAAACCAACGTGGGACGACCGTTCCCCGGAGTTGCCGTCTGCATCCGCGACGCTGCCGGGCACGATGTGGGCCCCGAGCAGGCGGGAACGATCTTCGTGCGCAGTCCGCTCGTGAGCCGAGGGTATATCTGGGGCGACGACGGGAGAGCATTCCGCCACGATGCTGAGTGGTGCACGGTCGGCGACCAGGGATTCCTCGCCGCCGATGGCACGCTCCATCACCTCGGACGCCGGGGCGACATGATCGTGACCGGCGGTCACAATGTTTATCCGCAGCAGGTGGAGGCAGCGCTCGAGGGAGTTGCCGGCGTCGGCACCGTCATCGTCACCGGGGCGACGGATGCCGCGCGCGGCTCCCGCGTCGTGGCCGCCATTCTCGCTGACAGTCGCGTGAGTTCCGCTACCCTGCGCGCCGCGGCAGCCGCGCTTCCCACAGCCCTGCGCCCCCGGGGGTACTACCTACTGACGGAACTTCCGCTTTCCCGCGTCGGCAAGCTGAGCCGCGGCCTGCTCCGCCACTGGATCGACGAGGGCGACCCGCGTGCGCGACCCCTTGACTAA